A single region of the Neodiprion pinetum isolate iyNeoPine1 chromosome 5, iyNeoPine1.2, whole genome shotgun sequence genome encodes:
- the LOC124219775 gene encoding prothymosin alpha: MADTAAVDTKETKTVATPEKKVVEEEKKVVEDVDEDSKASENGEAKEAKENGSNEEKEEAEDSKEPESTENGDSTDAPVDACCIKRKSTVSADVVDGSPAEDGSPEKKAKLEDKSPEAENNGGEAEAAA, from the exons GGAAACGAAGACTGTCGCCACTCCTGAGAAGAAGGTTGtggaagaggagaaaaaggtCGTAGAGGACGTCGATGAAGACTCAAAAGCGTCCGAAAACGGCGAGGCCAAGGAGGCAAAAGAAAATGGGTCAAACGAGGAGAAGGAAGAGGCAGAGGACAGCAAGGAGCCCGAATCAACGGAGAACGGTGATTCCacag ATGCGCCCGTGGATGCCTGCTGCATAAAGAGGAAATCGACGGTGTCCGCAGACGTAGTCGACGGATCACCGGCGGAAGACGGGAGCCCTGAGAAGAAGGCGAAACTGGAGGATAAAAGTCCAGAGGCGGAAAACAACGGCGGAGAAGCCGAGGCGGCTGCTTAA